A region of the Dreissena polymorpha isolate Duluth1 chromosome 6, UMN_Dpol_1.0, whole genome shotgun sequence genome:
TCGCAGAGTTATCGGTGGACATGGATAAAATCCTAGAAATCACACGCCAGATTCTCCATCTCTATGATCTGTGGAAAAACTATGACGAGAAAAAGGAGATTGCTGCAGTCTTACATAATATGCCACGCCCCAAAACAAGCCCATCACCGTAAGTAATATgttaacataaacacaatatgtaTCCCCAGCTTGATGTAAACGGTTTAAGGTCCATTATACATGTATAGGTAAGACATTTCACTGAAAAtgccattgaaattaaatatgcaaaagcAAGAAAAGACCCATTACCTCCTGAAATTTCACTGATCTAAATTACAAATctatttctttacaatttaatTCTACAACAGTATTTTGTGTTCTTTGACAACAGAACACTTGATGTTATGTGTCCTGAAATGAAtgtaatttatgtttttgttgttgtttcagaCCTCCACAGTCGTCAAGTCAGGACAACCAGCAACAACAGCAGTGACTGGGCAAATAACTTATAAGGAACAATTCACACGCACActtggaaaacttggcttaatgcatgtgcgttaagtgtcatcccagattagcctgtgcagtgcccAGTGTGTGCAGTGTTGGACAGATCATTTGTGACGTTTTATACCAATTATTGaatgtgattgtttttataatgagATAATGACATATCAGTATGTTGCCTATATGTTAAGCAGCCATTGGTAGGCTTTTTGATGCGTAAAAATGTGTTCCTTTTTGCCTTATAATTGTAATTCAGATCCATATATTTTGgtgttagtttaaacctttttattctATAGCATCGAAAGAGTTAGGCTTAATGATACGctattgagtccgtttcctgggcccagaaccagtacttggtgtctttttgaGAAGATCTGAAGAACGCTCAcgaatggggatcgaacccgtaacctcccggtTGCttgacggacaccatatccacaacgccACATTGACCTctttacattttaattatataattgtcaACAGTATCTCGATGTAAAATATGGCTTCAAACGAATTTACGACATACATTTTAAGATCTACATTTAATTTAAGTGTCCTAAAAAGGTAATGTGGAGAGGTCAGATTTTTCCTTCACATGTCATGTCCTTTATAATTGTATTCAAGGATTGTGTTTTGACGCCCCAGCATCTATAGATGCCAGGAAGCATATAGCCCTTGGCCTGTTCATTGGTTGTTCTGTTCGTCCTGCCATCAATCAGGTAAATCAAAAATGTTTTGCAAGTATTTCTTCCATCAAAACTTTTATACTTGCCTTGATGATGTCTTGGGACACTATCAACATACCCACATCAACTGATCTCATTCTGACCTTTACATTGACCTTTTGGACTTTGGACTAATTCAGAAGGTCAAAATTTTTGGTTTACCTAAAATGAAGTCTTGTGTCGAATTTAAATACTGCTGGCTACAAGGTGAtgatacttaaccctttaccacttagatacgtattttgatgtgtttgtagtcccttagaaacttaaatttaattaaagatctttcaaactagataaacattttaaaggcctcatttccaactcttagatattgatgagcagcaaacagcataaaacttgaatagactgcgagttactcgcaggctgttctggttttatgctgttagcacaTAGCAATGTTCACTTTACATCTGAGTGTGTTAAGTGGTTGTTATCTATGACTTGTTTGAGTTTCTTCCAACATCAATAATGCTGCCTGCAATGCGTTCATACTTTTATGTATGATGTCTTTGAGCACCATTAACACTATCACATCGCCTTTCCTCATTTTGACCTTGTCATGGACCTACTTTTGGACTAAGACATATTCAAATGGGTCAATAAATATATACTGACCTGGTTTATTTTTGCGTTTGCGTTTATTAAAAGCAGCGTTTTGTTTACTTTTGTATTTGTATCATATGATAAGTTTTATACAAaggtgtttttatgcccccggtagggtggcatatagcaataGAACTGTCCTttagtctgtccgtcagtcagtctgtccgtccaaaaactttaacagaaaaatttaacattggccataacttttgcaatattgaagatagcaatttgatattttgcatgcatgtgtatctcatggagctgcacatttttgagtggtgaaaggtcaaggtcatccttcaatgtcagaggtaaaaaaacaaacaaatccaagggaagtaacaagctttaaagggagataatttatatttatcatttggcaggtacaggtcatttttacaagggaagtaatatttttaaagggatataataaaaaaaattatatcaaagcggcgcagtagggggcattgtgtttctgacaaacacatctcttgttttgaataataattattctgATTGAGGATCATTAAATGATCACAGCagtaaacaattgaataaatgtgtacatttttgtTCGTTCGTTATACCAACTAATTAGACTATTTAAGTAGTATTTTATatgtatgcaaaaaaaaaacaactgcctGCAATAATTCTCtctgtttttttcttatttatgttgttttggtGGACTTAGTTTAGTATGAATTCTAGCGAGTCTCTCGTTTTATTACCACACCTTCCGTGGCTCGACGGATATCGTGAGTCGTCAATATTTATCTTTAAGAACTATTTGGAGCCCACAATTATTAATCAATCTTTATTAAACTTAGTAAGACCACGTGTCCCAATATcacggccgagttcgaaactttGGTGTTTTGGCTATAAACAAAGTCACCATATTACATTGAAGAGAAACAAATGTGAACACGGAAAGTCTCGTTGTTTGCCAAAATCATCATTAAAATTGCTCAGACGATTTGTTCTTTTAATACCTCTGCGATATTAATGTTGTACCTACTATTGTTGAACGGTATTATAAACAGAAACGCAATGTTGAAAAGATTTCTCGCAAAAGAATGCAGCTGGTCGAACACGTAGAGAAAACACGTACTGGTCTGGGGATTATAAGCTCGTTTTCTGTACGATAACGACACAAATAAAGCTGCTTTTGTGAATATTTAATCAGaagaaaacataatattttaacaattatactGTCAGAACCACAGGCTAAGGCAGTTCCTTCCCTACTTGTAACCCAGTTTAGAAAATGTAACTGTTCGCAACAATGAGAAAGCATTGACAATAcaggaacctatacaaacaaaaactttgtttgtataggtccctggacaATGcattcagattatatatatatacgattATTGTAGGGCCAAGGGAGCCAAGCAAGCGCCGCTCTAAACGATCACTCTATTGACAGTTCTTTTGTTTCTAGCACAAATTACTTTCTGGTAAGGGCTGCTTCGCCAGAATAAGAGTCAATTGTTTGATCTCTACCACAGCACTTTATCTACTAGTATGTTAATTCCTTTTGATAATTAAATGTTCCGCAAATCATATCTGTCTTAATCCGTTACACCGGAAATAAAATTCAAGCGAAACTATGCGGTAATTTACGGCGTTTGGGATGGCATCATTGAAAGAACTGTGGACATACCCAGCGCAGACATTGACTCCGCGGGAACGCCGCCTGTGTGAAAGCCCTGCCATGAATGGTACCGTCTGTGACAGGTGTAGAAATACTATTCAATTTCTGGAATGTATTGAAACGTGTAACTTTCAAATAACTGTAAAAACGTGCAAATTATTTATACAACTAATATATACTAACATTAGAAACGATCTGTTTAAACAATATTGAGTTACTGATTTTGATCATAAATATGTAATCACGCGTAAAGCGTAACCACGGAAATCACTTGTAGCAACAAAAACGTGTTCCCGACATTATGGCTGTGCAAGTGTGCTGGTGTTACCAACAGGTTGACATTACTGTATTATAATACATATGCTATTTACAAACAACGTGCCAACGGTGCGAAACGTTTATAGTGTGTAACTAacgacattattttttttttttgtctcaTTAAATATTTATCATCACAACCTACGAAGGCTTGTGTGGATGTAGAAAGATATTGTCTTGAACATTTACTACGTTTGTACTATACACTTTGTTTACTTAATGGAGACTGTGTTCGCGTTTCGCAACAATGTTTGTTGATAAATTCTGGTCAGAGAATAAAGAAGAATGGCTCAAACCAACTTTACTGTCTCTAAAATGTGTTCAATAGCGACTTGCGTGATTTGCAACTTATTGCATATAGGTTAAGATTTACATCATGTGTGTTGAACCTTGATTTAATAGTTTAGCTTACACTCTCACCGAATTGTAtaatgaatcttttttttttcaaatgattgaTATGTCATTTGCAAATAGAAAGTcattaattgtttatattgtggtttgttatgtaaatatatttctGTGTACTCCTGTATTTTTTGTGAACggatttatatttaaacaatgatAATTTTTGTCAATAGTTGAATATTCCGAGTCGATTTTGTTAACTTTGATGGTGCACTTAAACACATAATATTAAGTATTCAGACTTGTTTGGTATATTGTGCATGTTCATATCTCTGGCACATATGGCTTAACACCGAGTCACTGATGTCAGCGCAACTTAATATAGACCTATCAATAGTATCATTAATGGACTTACGAGAAATGCCAATCTCCAAAACGGTTTAGCAGTTACCAGTATTGCATGAACCAACAAGGTGAGCAACAAACAATGATTCTAAATCCCAGTATATCCGTTCTTGTAATGAATGGTTAAAATGTCAATCAGcgattaaattttattaataggCACATAATACAATGTTCGAAATTAATAGATTTATCCTATGTTAAATGTCCTTTTACACACACAAGTGCAATCGATCAAACAAAGTAATTTATTTAGTATGTAGCAAAACTGTCTGAACACGCGAATGCAATCACCATGTAATAACAGAGCAAAGTTTTAGTTTTAGAGCACAATCCAAATTGACAGTTCTGATACTGGAGGATAATAACAAcgcaattgctttcatatttggattCATTTAAACGCAGTCCATATTCCGATAAGCTGCCCAGGACCAAATACCGCTTCACTGATGCACGTTGGCTGTACGCCCGACCAGCCACCGGTGGATGTGCACATGCGCACGAGATCTCCCGAGCCCTTGTAACCAGGGTTACAGCTGTAGATTACTATGGAACCCGGTTTTAAGCCGCCTAACGTCTTTGATGCGTTCATGACGTCATCAGGCACAGAGCAGGTGATAACTGGAATTGTATgaaataagtacatgtgtttgttttgtgtacATCAAGACAAGGTAAGTCCAGCTTCAATGTTCTAATGGTTTAAGTTTCCGTTCcataacatacaaaatatggaAACGGAATTGGTAACCAGATGTTCCAGccatcaaatattaaaataaatatgggccgtgctctgtgaaaaaggggtttaatgcatgtgcgttaagtgtcgtcccaggtgaGACTGTGCAGAGACTAATCAgtgtcgacactttccgcctaaactggatttttgctaagagattttatgttaacgaaaaataccatacaagcgacagtgtcgtccctgatttgcctgtgcggactgcacaggctaatctgaatcGGCACTTTTCGCATATGAATTAAACCCTTTTGTCACAGAGAGCGACCTATATTGTTTATTAAACGGGACTGTAAACGATTTTACTTTTTTCATATTACTCTGACCGTTGTGTACATGTTAACACTTCTCAGCCATATAAACGTACTCACAATATTAAATCGCACgctacaacaaacaaacacaatttgcAGGTGTGCGAACTTGTATAAACTGTAAATAgaaacttattatttttaaaatgagaatGATAAAGTGATGCGATTGATCATAAGACaaaaatcaaaatcaataatATGCTTTCCTCCATACATTGTTTTAACGCTGTGCATATAAATGGCCATCTATTAGACTCACCAAATCTCTGACCAATCGCGACTCCTGTAATATCGCCTTCCGTTGTTCCAATGCTGTAACCTCCACATCCTCCGTGGTGTATCTCATAGTCCGGCGAAAACAAGGCGTCCGGAAGTTCCTCACTTACCGGAACCTGAGTAGCCAAATTATACCAAGCGTACATCAATGGGTTCTTCCAACCATTATACGACGTATACCCAGGCTTGTTAGCATTGAAGAGCACCGAGAAATAGCTATTTGGATTGCCGTCGCAGTTCGTGAATGTAAACTCCTGCCCGTTGACCTTCCAGCCCTGTACGCCGCCCTTCACGTTGTGAGAGAGGGGAACGAAGCCTATAAACATGTAAGGCCCCATTGCTTTGTTTAGTATGCCTTGATAGCCGTCATGTTTGTTGAACTGAACGGAGACTGGTAACGAATTGAAAGCGGGAATTTGTTGCATTGTCGCCTCGTACTGTTTGCCATTCTGACGACGCTTGTGAATGACCTTCACGAGGCTGTGATCGTTCGACAGATACGCCAAATTCAGGTTCACGTTGTTCGAAATTGATGGTAAAAGGTAAACGTATCCATCCCCGTTGCCATAGTAACAGTAAATGTAAACGGTATTTCCTCCGCTTTTGATCGAGTACAGCCCACTTCTCAGACCACCGTTTGCTTGTTTTTGCAAATCCACACAGTTTTCAACTGTAAAACAACTAAATTACTTAGTTACACCTCTTTATGCCGTGAGTATGAAATATAAGCAAATGTATGTATATGCGCAACTTgtccaaaatgagcaatttctgtCCGTTTCTTCCCAATATttgttacatgtacattttaattgAATTGCTTCATTCGTTTCGAAGTGAGacaaaaacaattcttaaaattgCCAATAATGTACAATTAAAAATCTAATCAAATGAATCAAGGTCGGAATAAAATGAAAGATATGCAATAAatttgataaacatatttaacagTAATTTGGGGCGTATATATATtgcaattttcttttaaaatacaattaacattTTACGTTCAGCTGAAACGCCCATCGCTGAACATAGCAAAAGGAACAGCGAAACGAACGCAAACTTCATTTCTGCTAAGAACTCGCGCTGAAATGtgtaaatttgattttaattagtttaatatTTCATAACTATGCTTTAATGTAAAAGCCACTTACGTTGTTATAAATTAGAGGCATTTACTTTGTGCAAGATCTTttacaacattcattttaataaattattaaaagatAACTATACGCATTCAATTATATCACTAAGCTTAGTTACTTCATTATACTTTTTCTCGATACAAGCTACTAAATGAACGAAGATGACCATAGTTAAAAAAAGAAGTGACTTACCAGTTTGCTTACTTTAATTGTGTTCTTCATCGGACAGGTTCAAATGATGAAGATCGACAGTTATATAGCGCAAGAACGTGGAAAACCGTACGCACATACTCGCTTGCATATTTTAGGGGAAAACCCACAggattataattttaagtgcatAACAATTACCATTAACGTTGCAAAATTTGTTGGACCTTATTGCAAAATTGAATGATGTTTATCAAAAAATAACCTGCAATAACAACCCCATCTGTCACTGTCTGAAAGTACAAAACGATATCACGCGCATCTATTCTtactgttaacccatttatggctcgtggactctcccatccttctaaattggatcaatatatttccaaaattagggaagtctggtatatttatttctatatttagaatatttcttttctatagaatatttatttctatatttggaatatttcttttttctagacgctaggcataaatgggttaaacaacgaTCAGTGTCAACAACGGAAGGATACGAACGCATGAGTACGTTCGTGCACACGTAGCGTCCCGATATACATAAACCTTGTCATATACATTTCATTAGAATTTATTATacaagtttatgaggtcct
Encoded here:
- the LOC127834258 gene encoding uncharacterized protein LOC127834258 isoform X1, which codes for MKNTIKVSKLREFLAEMKFAFVSLFLLLCSAMGVSAELENCVDLQKQANGGLRSGLYSIKSGGNTVYIYCYYGNGDGYVYLLPSISNNVNLNLAYLSNDHSLVKVIHKRRQNGKQYEATMQQIPAFNSLPVSVQFNKHDGYQGILNKAMGPYMFIGFVPLSHNVKGGVQGWKVNGQEFTFTNCDGNPNSYFSVLFNANKPGYTSYNGWKNPLMYAWYNLATQVPVSEELPDALFSPDYEIHHGGCGGYSIGTTEGDITGVAIGQRFVITCSVPDDVMNASKTLGGLKPGSIVIYSCNPGYKGSGDLVRMCTSTGGWSGVQPTCISEAVFGPGQLIGIWTAFK
- the LOC127834258 gene encoding uncharacterized protein LOC127834258 isoform X2; the encoded protein is MKNTIKREFLAEMKFAFVSLFLLLCSAMGVSAELENCVDLQKQANGGLRSGLYSIKSGGNTVYIYCYYGNGDGYVYLLPSISNNVNLNLAYLSNDHSLVKVIHKRRQNGKQYEATMQQIPAFNSLPVSVQFNKHDGYQGILNKAMGPYMFIGFVPLSHNVKGGVQGWKVNGQEFTFTNCDGNPNSYFSVLFNANKPGYTSYNGWKNPLMYAWYNLATQVPVSEELPDALFSPDYEIHHGGCGGYSIGTTEGDITGVAIGQRFVITCSVPDDVMNASKTLGGLKPGSIVIYSCNPGYKGSGDLVRMCTSTGGWSGVQPTCISEAVFGPGQLIGIWTAFK